Proteins from a single region of Nocardiopsis dassonvillei subsp. dassonvillei DSM 43111:
- a CDS encoding DUF1266 domain-containing protein produces MLTAVAGIVGALVIGAWVVVAWGSQRRQPWLLTPVALLIVLLVAVGQPGWAFVPVVALVTGSFAELVVGSRESPTLRTKDPDAPLSTERWAAAVAAPFRVALAEPWDVVARPSLRRPYQRMLERQWGVTDRESLLEAVDALLEELRTGPKLDLVVDLSAGVARSRLPRERGGQVTGAHVRLSGEQVARLRAVTGVAEADETVLIGAYQWWKSVHVIRLVCGGASLDWLSPVETQTLLRRVASDLQRRYASWQQLSMAFHAGYLLWPEKGVEGDHGGTDRVWAALGLLTEDERSPWNLLPWDMPLERVLPEGGAAAGSEPRGDVRGESAA; encoded by the coding sequence GTGCTGACCGCGGTGGCCGGGATCGTCGGCGCACTGGTTATCGGCGCCTGGGTGGTGGTGGCGTGGGGTTCCCAGCGCCGCCAGCCGTGGCTGCTGACCCCCGTCGCGCTGCTCATCGTCCTTCTCGTGGCCGTCGGCCAGCCGGGCTGGGCCTTCGTGCCCGTCGTGGCGCTGGTCACCGGTTCCTTCGCCGAGCTGGTGGTGGGCTCGCGTGAGTCCCCCACCCTGCGCACCAAGGACCCCGACGCGCCGTTGAGCACGGAGCGCTGGGCGGCGGCCGTGGCGGCGCCGTTCCGGGTGGCGCTGGCCGAGCCCTGGGACGTGGTGGCGCGGCCGTCGCTGCGCCGTCCCTACCAGCGGATGCTGGAGCGCCAGTGGGGGGTGACCGACCGCGAGTCGCTGCTGGAGGCGGTGGACGCCCTGTTGGAGGAGCTGCGCACGGGTCCGAAGCTGGACCTGGTGGTGGATCTGAGCGCGGGGGTGGCCAGGTCGCGTCTGCCGCGTGAGCGGGGCGGGCAGGTGACGGGCGCGCACGTGCGGCTGAGTGGGGAGCAGGTGGCGCGGTTGCGCGCGGTCACGGGGGTGGCCGAGGCGGACGAGACGGTGCTCATCGGCGCCTACCAGTGGTGGAAGTCGGTGCACGTGATCCGGTTGGTGTGCGGGGGCGCGTCGTTGGACTGGTTGAGTCCGGTGGAGACGCAGACGCTGTTGCGTCGGGTGGCCTCGGATCTTCAGCGGCGGTACGCGTCGTGGCAGCAGTTGTCGATGGCCTTCCACGCGGGTTACCTGTTGTGGCCGGAGAAGGGTGTGGAGGGCGACCACGGCGGGACGGACCGGGTGTGGGCGGCGCTGGGTCTGTTGACGGAGGACGAGCGCAGTCCGTGGAACCTGTTGCCGTGGGACATGCCGTTGGAGCGTGTGCTGCCCGAGGGGGGCGCGGCGGCGGGGTCGGAGCCGCGGGGGGACGTGCGCGGGGAGTCGGCGGCCTGA
- the pyk gene encoding pyruvate kinase — MTRRAKIVATLGPATSSPEVLRKLVEAGLDVARLNLSHGTHDDHSANLANLRDAAEAAQRAVGVLADLQGPKIRVGTFADGPVDLNVGDEFTITTDDVPGDAHRVSTTYKGLPADVRPGDRVLIDDGRIALECTKTTSTDVHTRVIVAGTVSNHKGLNLPGVAVSVPALTEKDEADLRWALRQGVDMVALSFVRSPADAEECHRIMDEEGVTVPLIAKVEKPQAVERLQDIIEVFDGVMVARGDLGVELPLENVPMVQKRAVERCRDKAKPVIVATQMLESMIGSPRPTRAEASDVANAVLDGADAVMLSGETSVGKYPVETVETMARIVSAAEQESLRASHILNRVPETTGGAIARAAAEIGATVGAKALVAFTMSGETARRLARYRSPIPLMAFTTEETTRGVLSLTWGVESNLVPWVDNTDDMVRQVEAELLQLGDYHKGDKVVIVAGSPPGTTGSTNSLRVHRLGDAVALAAR; from the coding sequence GTGACACGTCGAGCAAAAATCGTCGCGACCCTCGGTCCCGCCACCTCGAGCCCGGAAGTCCTCCGCAAGCTCGTCGAAGCCGGACTGGACGTCGCCCGACTCAACCTCAGCCACGGAACCCACGACGACCACAGCGCCAACCTCGCCAACCTGCGAGACGCCGCTGAGGCCGCACAACGAGCAGTCGGCGTCCTCGCCGACCTCCAAGGGCCCAAGATCCGCGTCGGCACCTTCGCCGACGGCCCCGTCGACCTCAACGTCGGCGACGAGTTCACCATCACCACCGACGACGTCCCCGGAGACGCCCACCGCGTCTCCACCACCTACAAGGGACTCCCCGCGGACGTACGCCCCGGCGACCGCGTCCTCATCGACGACGGCCGCATCGCGCTGGAGTGCACCAAGACCACCAGCACCGACGTCCACACCCGCGTCATCGTCGCCGGCACCGTCTCCAACCACAAGGGACTCAACCTCCCCGGCGTCGCCGTCAGCGTCCCCGCACTCACCGAAAAGGACGAGGCGGACCTGCGCTGGGCCCTGCGACAGGGCGTCGACATGGTCGCCCTCTCCTTCGTCCGCAGCCCCGCCGACGCCGAGGAGTGCCACCGCATCATGGACGAGGAGGGCGTCACCGTCCCCCTCATCGCCAAGGTCGAGAAACCCCAGGCCGTCGAACGGCTCCAGGACATCATCGAGGTCTTCGACGGAGTCATGGTCGCCCGCGGCGACCTCGGCGTCGAACTCCCCCTCGAAAACGTCCCCATGGTGCAAAAACGCGCCGTCGAACGCTGCCGCGACAAGGCCAAACCGGTCATCGTCGCCACCCAGATGCTCGAATCCATGATCGGATCACCCCGGCCCACCCGCGCCGAGGCCTCCGACGTCGCCAACGCCGTCCTCGACGGCGCCGACGCCGTCATGCTCTCCGGAGAGACCAGCGTCGGCAAGTACCCCGTCGAGACCGTCGAGACCATGGCCCGCATCGTCAGCGCCGCCGAACAGGAATCCCTGCGCGCCTCGCACATCCTCAACCGGGTACCCGAGACCACCGGCGGAGCCATCGCCCGCGCCGCGGCCGAGATCGGCGCCACCGTCGGAGCCAAGGCACTGGTCGCCTTCACCATGTCCGGAGAGACCGCCCGACGCCTGGCCCGCTACCGCTCACCCATCCCGCTGATGGCCTTCACCACCGAGGAGACCACCCGCGGCGTGCTCTCCCTCACCTGGGGAGTCGAGAGCAATCTCGTGCCCTGGGTCGACAACACCGACGACATGGTCCGCCAGGTGGAGGCCGAACTCCTCCAGCTCGGCGACTACCACAAGGGCGACAAAGTCGTCATCGTCGCCGGAAGCCCGCCCGGAACCACCGGTTCCACCAACTCCCTGCGCGTCCACCGCCTCGGAGACGCCGTCGCCCTCGCGGCGCGGTAG
- a CDS encoding DUF2784 domain-containing protein: MTYRLIADTAMVVHLAFLAYLALGGFLAWKWPRTLWIHLGCALYGLAITLIGWPCPLTHVENWARRRAGQQGLPPEGFIDHYLTGIVYPAEHLLTAQLTVALAVLTSWAGLLILTRRRTRNTTPNRA; the protein is encoded by the coding sequence ATGACCTACCGGCTCATCGCCGACACCGCCATGGTCGTGCACCTGGCCTTCCTCGCCTACCTCGCCCTCGGCGGATTCCTCGCCTGGAAGTGGCCCCGCACCCTGTGGATCCACCTCGGCTGCGCCCTGTACGGACTCGCCATCACCCTCATCGGCTGGCCCTGCCCCCTCACCCACGTCGAGAACTGGGCCCGCCGACGCGCCGGACAACAAGGACTGCCCCCGGAAGGCTTCATCGACCACTACCTCACCGGTATCGTCTACCCCGCCGAGCACCTGCTCACCGCACAGCTCACCGTCGCCCTCGCCGTCCTCACCTCCTGGGCAGGACTCCTCATCCTCACCCGAAGACGCACACGCAACACCACCCCGAACCGCGCGTAA
- a CDS encoding glutamate synthase subunit beta, whose translation MADPKGFLKTTERELPKHRPVDVRIQDWREVYEDFDRGTVTKQASRCMDCGIPFCHNGCPLGNLIPEWNHLVHTHDWAEAIERLHATNNFPEFTGRLCPAPCESACVLGINQPAVTIKNVEVSIIDRAWEEGWVKPLPPTTRTGKKVAVVGSGPAGLAAAQQLTRAGHDVTVYERADRIGGLLRYGIPEFKMEKRHIDRRLAQMSAEGTTFRAGVDVGTDITADQLRADHDAVVISGGATAWRDLPAKGRELAGIHQAMEYLPLANRVQEGDYDTPAISAKGKHVVVIGGGDTGADCVGTAHRQGAASVTQLEIMPKPPATRPDNQPWPTMPMLYKVTSAHEEGGKRIYSVNTVEFLGDDNGQVRALKLVEVKRTDKGFEPVQGTEREIPAELVTLAMGFVGPQKEGLLDQLGVELDGRGNVVRDTDYRTTVDGVFCAGDMGRGQSLIVWAIAEGRSAAAGVDRYLTDDSALPVTIPPTARPLV comes from the coding sequence ATGGCCGACCCCAAGGGCTTCCTGAAGACCACCGAGCGAGAGCTCCCCAAGCACCGACCCGTCGACGTGCGCATCCAGGACTGGCGCGAGGTCTACGAGGACTTCGACCGGGGAACCGTCACCAAGCAGGCATCACGCTGCATGGACTGCGGCATCCCCTTCTGCCACAACGGCTGCCCCCTCGGCAACCTCATCCCCGAGTGGAACCACCTCGTCCACACCCACGACTGGGCCGAGGCGATCGAACGCCTGCACGCCACCAACAACTTCCCGGAGTTCACCGGCAGGCTCTGCCCCGCCCCGTGCGAATCCGCGTGCGTGCTCGGCATCAACCAGCCCGCCGTCACCATCAAGAACGTCGAGGTCTCCATCATCGACCGCGCGTGGGAGGAGGGCTGGGTCAAGCCCCTGCCCCCCACCACCCGCACCGGCAAGAAGGTCGCCGTCGTCGGCTCCGGCCCCGCCGGACTCGCCGCCGCCCAGCAGCTCACCCGCGCCGGACACGACGTCACCGTCTACGAACGCGCCGACCGCATCGGCGGCCTCCTGCGCTACGGCATCCCCGAGTTCAAGATGGAGAAGCGGCACATCGACCGCCGCCTCGCCCAGATGAGCGCCGAGGGCACCACCTTCCGCGCCGGAGTCGACGTCGGCACCGACATCACCGCCGACCAGCTGCGCGCCGACCACGACGCCGTCGTCATCAGCGGCGGCGCCACCGCCTGGCGCGACCTGCCCGCCAAGGGCCGCGAACTCGCCGGTATCCACCAGGCCATGGAGTACCTGCCCCTGGCCAACCGGGTCCAGGAGGGCGACTACGACACGCCCGCCATCAGCGCCAAGGGCAAGCACGTCGTCGTCATCGGCGGCGGCGACACCGGCGCCGACTGCGTCGGCACCGCCCACCGCCAGGGCGCCGCCTCGGTCACTCAGCTGGAGATCATGCCCAAGCCGCCCGCCACGCGGCCCGACAACCAGCCCTGGCCGACCATGCCCATGCTCTACAAGGTCACCAGCGCCCACGAGGAGGGCGGCAAGCGGATCTACTCCGTCAACACCGTCGAGTTCCTCGGCGACGACAACGGCCAGGTCCGCGCCCTCAAGCTCGTCGAGGTCAAGCGCACCGACAAGGGCTTCGAACCCGTCCAGGGCACCGAGCGCGAGATCCCCGCCGAACTCGTCACGCTCGCCATGGGCTTCGTCGGACCCCAGAAGGAGGGCCTGCTCGACCAGCTCGGCGTCGAACTCGACGGACGCGGCAACGTCGTCCGCGACACCGACTACCGCACCACCGTCGACGGCGTCTTCTGCGCCGGAGACATGGGCCGCGGCCAGTCGCTCATCGTCTGGGCCATCGCCGAGGGCCGCTCCGCCGCCGCCGGAGTCGACCGCTACCTCACCGACGACAGCGCACTGCCGGTCACCATCCCGCCGACCGCACGACCGCTCGTCTAG